From Pan paniscus chromosome 9, NHGRI_mPanPan1-v2.0_pri, whole genome shotgun sequence, the proteins below share one genomic window:
- the LOC100985167 gene encoding olfactory receptor 9Q1 encodes MAEMNLTLVTEFLLIAFTEYPEWALPLFLLFLFMYLITLLGNLEMIILIRMDHQLHAPMYFLLSHLAFMDICYSSITVPQMLAVLLEHGAALFYTRCAAQFFLFNFFGSIDCYLLALMAYDRYLAMCQPLLYVTILTQQARLSLVAGAYVAGLISVLVRTVSAFTLSFCGTNEIDFIFCDLPPLLKLTCGESYTQELLIIVFAIFVIPASMVMILVSYLFIIVAIMGIPAGSRAKTFSTCTSHLTAVSLFFGTLIFMYLRGNSDQSSEKNRVVSVLYTEVIPMLNPLIYSLRNREVKEALRKILNRAKLS; translated from the coding sequence ATGGCAGAGATGAACCTCACCTTGGTGACTGAGTTCCTCCTTATTGCATTCACTGAATATCCTGAATGGgcactccctctcttcctcttgtttttatttatgtatctcATCACCTTATTGGGGAACTTAGAGATGATTATTCTGATCCGCATGGATCACCAGCTCCACGCTCCAATGTATTTCCTTCTGAGTCACCTCGCTTTCATGGACATCTGCTACTCATCTATCACTGTCCCCCAGATGCTGGCAGTGCTGCTGGAGCATGGGGCAGCTTTATTCTACACACGCTGTGCTGCTCAGTTCTTTCTGTTCAACTTCTTTGGTTCCATCGACTGCTACCTCTTGGCCCTCATGGCCTATGACCGCTACCTGGCTATGTGCCAGCCCCTGCTTTATGTCACCATCCTGACACAGCAGGCCCGCTTGAGTCTTGTGGCTGGGGCTTACGTTGCTGGTCTCATCAGTGTCTTGGTGAGGACAGTCTCAGCTTTCACTCTCTCCTTCTGTGGAACCAATGAGATTGACTTTATTTTCTGTGACCTCCCTCCTCTGTTAAAGTTGACCTGTGGGGAGAGCTACACTCAGGAACTGCTGATTATTGTGTTTGCCATTTTTGTCATCCCTGCTTCCATGGTGATGATCTTGGTGTCCTACCTGTTTATCATCGTGGCCATCATGGGGATCCCTGCTGGAAGCCGGGCCAAGACCTTCTCCACCTGCACCTCCCACCTCACTGCTGTGTCACTCTTCTTTGGTACCCTCATCTTCATGTACTTGAGAGGTAACTCAGATCAGTCTTCGGAGAAGAATCGGGTAGTGTCTGTGCTTTACACAGAGGTCATCCCCATGTTGAATCCCCTCATCTACAGCCTGAGGAACAGGGAAGTGAAGGAGGCCCTGAGAAAAATTCTCAATAGAGCCAAGTTGTCCTAA